The following are encoded together in the Coffea arabica cultivar ET-39 chromosome 1c, Coffea Arabica ET-39 HiFi, whole genome shotgun sequence genome:
- the LOC113697935 gene encoding uncharacterized protein, with translation MLHLLRSSTSLQIPHPFALHKNHRKSPSGLGFHWDQKLLPRRRNSNFHSLGAVDRDSEFEVDPVKAREALKKLDEQLQSLAQKQVDPPKFRASDLKQVEGQMREETTEISGSFLVYAASGLLIFTIFYNVLFLTVIKPAIDGQNEPVEITSSSVESEKTAPLPGALLEP, from the exons ATGCTTCATCTTCTTCGAAGCTCCACTTCTCTTCAAATTCCACATCCATTCGCTCTCCACAAAAATCACAGAAAATCACCATCCGGGCTTGGATTTCATTGGGACCAAAAATTGCTACCTAGAAGAAGAAACAGCAACTTTCACTCACTCGGTGCCGTGGACAGAGACTCTGAGTTTGAGGTTGATCCAGTTAAGGCCCGGGAAGCTCTAAAAAAGCTTGATGAACAGCTTCAATCTCTTGCTCAGAAACAAGTCGACCCTCCAAAATTCAGAG CTTCAGATCTAAAGCAGGTAGAAGGCCAAATGAGAGAAGAGACTACAGAAATTTCAGGGTCATTTTTAGTGTACGCAGCTTCAGGTCTCCTAATATTCACAATTTTCTACAATGTATTGTTTCTAACTGTTATAAAGCCAGCAATAGATGGACAAAATGAACCTGTTGAAATCACCAGCTCTTCAGTAGAATCTGAAAAAACAGCTCCTTTACCGGGGGCATTACTTGAGCCTTGA